A portion of the Chromobacterium sp. IIBBL 290-4 genome contains these proteins:
- a CDS encoding cysteine dioxygenase family protein produces MPRLHPSPLFDALRLQDELARLFETSTLPSPESIRQFLRGLRIAPEILAPFRRFGEESYRRNRIYLDEHCEMLLLCWRAGQASPAHNHRGSLCGLRVMEGVATETAFYPLSAGLALARETRELAAGSLLVNADQDIHRIANLQASGADLVTLHLYAPPLRDMAVFNQPLATSAAREQHAMPDYQI; encoded by the coding sequence ATGCCGAGACTTCACCCCTCACCGCTCTTCGACGCCCTCCGCTTGCAGGATGAGCTGGCCAGGCTGTTCGAAACGTCCACCCTGCCTAGCCCGGAGTCCATTCGCCAGTTTCTGCGCGGCTTGCGGATTGCTCCTGAAATATTGGCGCCGTTTCGTCGTTTTGGAGAAGAGAGCTATCGCCGCAACCGGATTTACCTGGACGAGCATTGCGAGATGCTGCTGCTCTGTTGGCGCGCGGGGCAAGCCAGTCCAGCGCACAATCATCGCGGCAGCCTGTGCGGCCTGCGGGTGATGGAGGGCGTCGCCACGGAAACCGCCTTCTATCCGCTCAGCGCGGGCTTGGCCCTCGCCCGGGAGACGCGCGAGCTGGCCGCCGGCAGTTTGCTGGTCAATGCCGACCAGGACATTCACCGCATCGCCAATCTGCAGGCAAGCGGCGCGGACCTGGTGACGCTGCATCTGTACGCGCCGCCATTGCGCGACATGGCCGTATTCAATCAGCCGCTCGCCACGTCCGCCGCCCGGGAACAGCATGCGATGCCCGACTATCAGATCTAG
- the phhA gene encoding phenylalanine 4-monooxygenase has protein sequence MNDRADFVVPDITTRKNVGLGHHPDDYTLPQPLDRYTAEDHATWATLFERQSKLLPGRACDEFMEGLARLEVDHDRVPDFAKLNEKLMAATGWQIVAVPGLIPDDVFFEHLANRRFPVTWWLREPHQLDYLQEPDVFHDLFGHVPLLINPVFADYLEAYGKGGMKAKSLGALPNLSRLYWYTVEFGLIRTPQGLRIYGAGIVSSKSESIYCLESPSPNRVGFDLMRIMNTRYRIDTFQKTYFVIDSFQQLFDATAPDFSPYYQQLADAKAWGAGDIAPSDQVLNVGDRQGWADSDDV, from the coding sequence ATGAATGACCGCGCAGATTTTGTGGTGCCCGACATCACCACGCGCAAAAATGTCGGACTGGGCCATCATCCCGACGACTACACCCTGCCGCAGCCGCTGGATCGCTACACCGCCGAAGACCACGCCACCTGGGCCACGCTGTTCGAGCGGCAGAGCAAGCTGCTGCCGGGCCGCGCCTGCGACGAATTCATGGAAGGCCTGGCCCGGCTGGAGGTGGACCATGACCGGGTGCCCGATTTCGCCAAGCTGAATGAAAAGCTGATGGCGGCGACAGGCTGGCAGATCGTCGCGGTGCCGGGGCTGATTCCGGACGATGTGTTTTTCGAGCATCTGGCCAACCGGCGTTTCCCGGTGACCTGGTGGCTGCGCGAGCCGCATCAGCTCGATTACCTGCAAGAGCCGGATGTGTTCCACGATCTGTTCGGCCATGTGCCGCTGCTGATCAACCCGGTGTTCGCCGACTACCTGGAGGCCTACGGCAAGGGCGGCATGAAAGCCAAGAGCCTGGGCGCGCTGCCGAATCTGTCGCGGCTGTACTGGTACACGGTGGAGTTCGGCCTGATCCGCACCCCGCAAGGCTTGCGCATTTACGGCGCCGGCATCGTGTCCAGCAAGTCCGAATCCATCTACTGCCTGGAAAGTCCCAGCCCCAACCGGGTGGGCTTCGATCTGATGCGCATCATGAATACGCGCTACCGCATCGACACCTTCCAGAAGACCTACTTCGTGATCGACAGCTTCCAGCAGCTGTTCGACGCCACTGCGCCGGACTTCTCGCCGTATTACCAGCAACTGGCGGACGCCAAGGCTTGGGGGGCGGGCGATATCGCGCCCTCCGACCAAGTGTTGAATGTCGGCGATCGCCAGGGATGGGCCGACAGCGACGACGTCTGA
- a CDS encoding peptidylprolyl isomerase, with amino-acid sequence MKKLICGLALAALPVLTFAAPVVEMATNKGNIEITLDQAKAPKTVANFIAYAKAGHYNGTVFHRVIDGFMIQGGGFDTKLNQKPTRAPIANEANNGLKNAVGTIAMARTADPSSATAQFFINVANNEFLNYKSPSPEGAGYAVFGKVSKGMDVVNRIAKTRTGSMNGMDDVPFEPIVIQKITIKP; translated from the coding sequence ATGAAAAAACTGATCTGCGGCCTGGCCCTGGCCGCCCTGCCCGTTCTGACTTTCGCAGCCCCGGTGGTCGAAATGGCCACCAACAAAGGCAATATCGAAATCACGCTGGACCAGGCCAAGGCGCCCAAGACCGTCGCCAATTTCATTGCCTACGCCAAGGCGGGGCACTATAACGGCACGGTGTTCCACCGCGTGATCGATGGCTTCATGATCCAGGGCGGCGGTTTCGACACCAAGCTCAACCAGAAACCGACGCGCGCTCCCATCGCCAATGAAGCGAACAACGGCTTGAAAAACGCCGTCGGCACCATCGCCATGGCGCGCACCGCCGACCCGAGCTCGGCCACCGCGCAGTTTTTCATCAATGTGGCCAACAATGAGTTTCTGAATTACAAATCGCCGTCGCCGGAAGGCGCCGGCTATGCCGTGTTCGGCAAGGTGAGCAAGGGGATGGATGTGGTCAACCGCATCGCCAAAACCCGCACCGGCAGCATGAACGGCATGGATGACGTTCCCTTCGAACCCATCGTCATCCAGAAAATCACCATCAAACCGTAA
- a CDS encoding peptidylprolyl isomerase: MIKLTTNFGEITLELDHEKAPKTAANFEQYVKSGHYNGTIFHRVINGFMIQGGGFDAQMNQKPTQESIQNEANNGLSNKTYTVAMARTMDPHSASAQFFINVSDNDFLDFKSETSQGWGYAVFGQVVAGQDVVDRIKTVRTGRSGMHQDVPVEAVVVEKAEIV, encoded by the coding sequence ATGATCAAACTGACGACGAACTTCGGCGAAATCACGCTGGAACTGGACCATGAAAAAGCGCCGAAAACCGCGGCCAACTTTGAGCAATACGTGAAAAGCGGCCATTACAACGGCACCATCTTCCATCGCGTGATCAACGGCTTCATGATCCAGGGCGGCGGCTTCGATGCCCAGATGAATCAAAAGCCGACGCAAGAGTCTATCCAGAACGAGGCCAACAACGGTCTGTCCAACAAGACCTACACCGTCGCCATGGCCCGCACCATGGACCCGCACTCCGCCTCGGCGCAGTTCTTCATCAATGTGTCCGACAACGACTTCCTGGACTTCAAGTCCGAAACCTCGCAAGGCTGGGGCTACGCCGTATTCGGCCAAGTCGTGGCGGGCCAGGACGTAGTGGATCGCATCAAGACCGTACGCACCGGCCGCAGCGGCATGCACCAGGACGTGCCGGTAGAAGCGGTCGTGGTCGAAAAGGCGGAAATCGTCTAA
- a CDS encoding IS1595 family transposase produces MDAQSFQRFLAQLDQLTLKQRSLLSSALKHPTHHDAIQDALPDLTACPHCQAEANQLALWGWSRGLRRYRCKQCHRTCNALSGSPLAKLRKADRWLSYAQALQDGLTVRAAARACGISKNTAFLWRHRFLHRASDHLAAQARGIVEVDETFILESFKGQRCLPRAPRQRGGVSQTRGTGPDQIPIMVVQDREGHIADFKLKKLNGAHVEAALAPLVDSDAILCSDGAAVYSTFARQHGITHRVVHAKTGQRVREGAFHIQHVNAYHSRLKLWMARFHGVATKYLENYLGWRRMLERYQQTMQPCHCLQEAVGRPLQHIIGT; encoded by the coding sequence ATGGATGCCCAGAGTTTTCAGCGTTTTCTTGCCCAACTGGATCAGCTCACGCTCAAACAGAGGAGCTTGCTGTCTTCTGCGCTTAAACATCCCACTCACCATGACGCCATTCAGGACGCCTTGCCTGACCTGACGGCTTGCCCACACTGCCAGGCCGAGGCCAACCAGTTGGCGTTATGGGGCTGGAGCCGAGGCCTGCGGCGTTATCGCTGCAAACAGTGCCACCGGACCTGCAATGCCTTGTCGGGCAGTCCATTAGCCAAATTGCGCAAGGCCGATCGCTGGCTGAGCTACGCCCAAGCACTGCAGGATGGCTTGACCGTGCGAGCAGCCGCTCGTGCATGCGGCATCAGCAAGAACACGGCTTTCCTATGGCGGCATCGCTTCTTGCATCGCGCATCAGACCATCTGGCGGCGCAAGCCCGAGGCATCGTCGAAGTAGATGAAACCTTCATTCTGGAATCATTCAAAGGGCAGCGGTGCCTCCCCCGCGCGCCGCGCCAGCGGGGTGGCGTCAGCCAAACACGGGGAACCGGGCCGGATCAGATTCCCATCATGGTGGTGCAGGACCGAGAGGGACATATAGCGGACTTCAAGTTGAAGAAGCTCAATGGCGCTCATGTGGAAGCGGCTTTAGCCCCGTTGGTGGATAGCGACGCCATCCTGTGTTCGGACGGCGCAGCGGTGTACTCGACCTTTGCCAGGCAGCATGGCATTACCCATCGAGTCGTGCATGCCAAGACGGGACAGCGGGTACGCGAGGGGGCGTTCCATATCCAGCATGTGAATGCCTACCATAGCCGCTTGAAGCTTTGGATGGCTCGATTCCACGGGGTTGCCACCAAATACCTTGAAAACTATCTGGGGTGGCGACGGATGCTGGAGCGCTATCAGCAAACCATGCAGCCTTGCCACTGCTTGCAGGAGGCAGTGGGTCGTCCCTTGCAACACATTATTGGGACATAG
- a CDS encoding OmpP1/FadL family transporter, with translation MQYRFARLSLRVLPLAVSSLFAAQAVQAAGFQLTEQSVAGMGRAYAGAGVAGDDLSAAFYNPAGLTLLSGTRAQAGFTYAEINAPFNGSNTTVSENPITHQPLVSSTASASDNGRAPGEAIPNAYFTHQISDKLYAGLGLTTPFGLGARYNENWGGRDNGISSSIQTLDINPSLAYKLDDRWSFGGGVSAQYAKADLKKGAYLPGASGELKADSWGFGYNLGVMYSASADTRFGLSYRSKIHHQAEGDYTNAGFQDLTVPTGIKAMPLLNVKLSQLNGTFGGSADVTAPESLLLSAYSKLNNKFAVAATARWTHWSSFDQLVVKGSPAFKQLGMSVDTTTTIDNHWKNSWMFSVGGDYFYSEALTLRSGIGYETTPVPNPQHRNALIPDADRLWLSLGASYKINKQASVDVAYAYLRAVGDTKIDNTSHSPFGTSSRLQGDYSSISGQLIGVQMQYRF, from the coding sequence ATGCAATATCGCTTTGCCCGTTTGTCCCTTCGCGTGCTTCCCCTTGCCGTTTCCTCCTTGTTCGCCGCCCAGGCGGTACAAGCCGCGGGTTTCCAATTGACCGAACAGAGCGTAGCCGGCATGGGCCGCGCTTACGCCGGCGCCGGCGTGGCTGGCGACGACTTGTCCGCCGCCTTCTACAACCCGGCCGGCCTGACCCTGTTGTCCGGCACTCGCGCTCAAGCGGGTTTCACTTACGCCGAGATCAATGCGCCGTTCAATGGCAGCAATACCACGGTCAGCGAAAACCCGATCACCCATCAGCCGCTGGTTTCTTCCACGGCCAGCGCATCTGACAATGGCCGCGCGCCGGGCGAGGCGATTCCGAATGCCTACTTTACCCATCAGATCAGCGACAAGCTGTATGCCGGCCTGGGTCTGACCACGCCGTTCGGCCTGGGCGCGCGCTACAACGAAAACTGGGGCGGCCGCGACAACGGCATTTCCAGCTCGATCCAAACTTTGGACATCAATCCTTCCCTGGCTTACAAACTGGATGACCGCTGGAGCTTCGGCGGCGGCGTTTCTGCCCAGTATGCTAAGGCGGATCTGAAGAAGGGCGCCTACCTGCCCGGCGCGAGCGGCGAGCTGAAGGCCGACAGCTGGGGCTTCGGCTATAACCTGGGCGTGATGTATTCCGCCAGCGCCGATACCCGCTTCGGCTTGTCCTATCGTTCCAAGATCCATCATCAGGCAGAAGGCGATTACACCAATGCGGGATTCCAGGATCTGACCGTGCCGACGGGCATCAAGGCGATGCCTTTGCTCAATGTCAAGCTGTCCCAGTTGAACGGCACTTTCGGCGGCTCCGCGGATGTGACCGCGCCGGAATCGCTGCTGCTGAGCGCTTACAGCAAGCTGAACAACAAGTTCGCCGTCGCCGCCACCGCGCGCTGGACGCATTGGAGCAGCTTCGATCAACTGGTGGTCAAGGGCAGCCCTGCCTTCAAGCAGCTGGGCATGTCGGTCGACACCACTACCACCATCGACAACCACTGGAAGAACAGCTGGATGTTCTCGGTAGGCGGCGACTACTTCTATAGCGAAGCGCTGACCCTGCGCTCCGGCATCGGCTACGAAACCACCCCGGTGCCGAATCCGCAGCACCGCAACGCGCTGATTCCGGATGCCGACCGTCTGTGGCTGAGCCTGGGCGCCAGCTACAAGATCAACAAGCAGGCGTCTGTCGACGTGGCCTACGCCTATCTGCGCGCGGTGGGCGATACCAAGATCGACAACACCTCGCACAGCCCCTTCGGCACGAGCAGCCGCCTGCAAGGCGATTACTCGTCCATCAGCGGCCAGCTGATCGGCGTGCAGATGCAATACCGCTTCTGA
- a CDS encoding Lrp/AsnC family transcriptional regulator, whose protein sequence is MRKIELDRFDMQILHQLQHDARATHQKLAQQVPLSASQIGRRIQRMEQSGIIQGYQVALSPEQVGLSVMAFANVSLERHSESALLEFAQSIHALPEVLECYAAAGEADYLLRIVVQDLPSLSAFVMNKLMQMSLVRSVKSTIVLNAIKQTMKLPLASLP, encoded by the coding sequence ATGCGCAAAATCGAACTCGACCGCTTCGACATGCAGATTCTGCATCAGCTGCAGCACGACGCCCGCGCCACCCACCAGAAACTGGCGCAGCAAGTGCCGCTGTCCGCCTCGCAAATCGGCCGCCGCATCCAGCGCATGGAGCAGAGCGGCATCATCCAGGGCTATCAGGTGGCCCTCAGCCCGGAGCAGGTGGGCCTGTCGGTGATGGCCTTCGCCAATGTCAGCCTGGAGCGCCACAGCGAGAGCGCGCTGCTGGAATTCGCCCAATCCATCCATGCGCTGCCTGAGGTGCTGGAATGCTATGCGGCGGCCGGCGAAGCCGATTATCTGCTACGCATCGTGGTGCAGGATCTGCCCTCGCTATCGGCCTTTGTGATGAACAAGCTGATGCAGATGTCGCTGGTGCGCAGCGTCAAATCCACCATCGTGCTCAACGCCATCAAGCAAACCATGAAACTGCCGCTGGCCTCGCTGCCCTGA
- a CDS encoding UDP-2,3-diacylglucosamine diphosphatase encodes MAIHFISDLHLADDTPALTQLFLDTLAAWRGQIEALYILGDLFEYWVGDDDDSAYLDTPLAAMREFSAQTPLYVMRGNRDFLLGDGFEARSGAKLLEDPTLIEAHGLRVLLCHGDALCTDDAAYQQFRAISRNPQWQQAMLARPLAERHAIARQARMQSEMNKQANGLTAISDVTETAVRELLAARDWPLLIHGHTHRPAEHSHQDQDRSAQRWVIQDWHGERGGYLKLDETGVSACPLGA; translated from the coding sequence ATGGCCATTCATTTCATTTCCGATCTGCACCTCGCCGACGACACACCCGCTCTCACCCAGCTGTTCCTCGATACGCTCGCCGCCTGGCGCGGCCAGATCGAGGCGCTGTACATCCTCGGCGATCTGTTTGAATACTGGGTAGGCGACGACGACGATTCCGCCTATCTGGACACCCCGCTGGCGGCGATGCGCGAGTTTTCGGCCCAAACGCCGCTCTATGTGATGCGCGGCAACCGCGACTTTTTGCTGGGGGATGGATTCGAAGCGCGTAGCGGCGCCAAATTATTGGAAGACCCGACCTTGATCGAGGCGCATGGCCTGCGCGTTCTGCTATGCCACGGCGACGCGCTCTGCACCGACGACGCCGCCTATCAGCAATTCCGTGCCATCAGCCGCAATCCGCAATGGCAGCAGGCGATGCTGGCCCGTCCCTTGGCGGAGCGCCACGCCATCGCGCGCCAGGCGCGGATGCAAAGCGAAATGAACAAGCAGGCCAATGGCTTGACTGCGATTTCCGATGTCACCGAAACGGCGGTTCGCGAACTATTGGCCGCGCGCGACTGGCCACTGCTGATCCACGGCCATACCCACAGGCCGGCCGAGCATAGTCACCAGGATCAAGACCGCAGCGCCCAGCGCTGGGTGATCCAGGACTGGCACGGCGAGCGCGGCGGCTACCTCAAGCTGGACGAAACCGGCGTCAGCGCCTGCCCCCTCGGCGCCTGA
- a CDS encoding siderophore ferric iron reductase — protein MTLNMALAAIAGWLPSLDGRIGQAQPEDIVAGGSADLLEPLLRHWQVAHPEAGPHYWAARSWAMLVWQPLYLAVLATHGCGLMPRLAGMSQRLREGVVSGFCLRDAAPISGSEQGLIDAAAEECRLLCTTLFASFSAKQKLHPKLAGRFQADFLVAAVLHFGQNHAGWGLERIEKTAQRWLAAFHLEGACDLVRVPLADGTEKLALARKACCQSFRCRDGEWCSSCPKLKAEQRLARLRQELEAC, from the coding sequence ATGACACTGAATATGGCCTTGGCGGCGATAGCCGGCTGGCTGCCGAGTTTGGATGGGCGAATCGGGCAAGCGCAACCGGAGGATATCGTCGCGGGCGGCAGCGCCGATCTGCTGGAGCCCTTGCTGCGCCATTGGCAAGTGGCGCATCCTGAGGCCGGTCCGCATTACTGGGCCGCGCGCAGTTGGGCGATGCTGGTGTGGCAACCCCTCTATCTGGCGGTGCTGGCCACCCATGGCTGCGGCTTGATGCCGCGTCTTGCCGGCATGAGCCAGCGTTTGCGAGAGGGCGTGGTCAGTGGATTCTGTTTGCGCGATGCGGCGCCGATATCAGGCAGCGAGCAGGGCTTGATCGACGCGGCAGCCGAGGAGTGCCGGCTTTTGTGTACGACGCTGTTCGCATCGTTTAGTGCCAAGCAAAAACTGCATCCCAAGCTGGCAGGGCGCTTTCAGGCCGATTTCCTGGTGGCGGCGGTGCTGCATTTTGGCCAAAACCACGCGGGCTGGGGCCTGGAGCGTATCGAAAAAACGGCACAGCGCTGGTTGGCCGCTTTCCATTTGGAAGGCGCCTGCGATCTGGTGAGGGTGCCGCTGGCTGATGGAACGGAAAAACTGGCCTTGGCGCGCAAGGCTTGCTGCCAGAGCTTCCGTTGCCGCGATGGCGAGTGGTGCAGCAGTTGCCCAAAATTGAAGGCGGAGCAGAGGTTGGCGCGTCTTCGGCAAGAGTTGGAAGCGTGCTGA
- a CDS encoding TonB-dependent receptor: MKHNFYLQPLAFAVLVALGSPAAQADDGQLEKVTITGAGDKLGVGLLQQQDGARARSDVNKAALEKQSPTSNIYQGINMLPGVNASSQDNSGMFGGALTIRGFNSDQIGVTINGVPVNDSGSYAVYPQEFVDLENLCQGSVTQGSSDTDAPHMGASGGNMSFVTCDPEKERRVRIAQSLGSNSLQRTYIRGDTGLFADGKARAFMSYSHSEVDKWKGAGGMKRDHIDTGVRYDFSGGYINASVLYNRQLGNAFGTPTLQQLQQTGYNFDNSTSFAPGHLPPQFGTTQKETGPTPAYYQLQQNPFENVIAKVDAVLKLSADTRIKIQPYFWYGYGGGTSQQTQAENGFLNPATHTNTASKDLNGDGDTLDTIVVNGSSITRTRRPGITITMEQSLGNHLLQAGVWYERAQHIQTGQESLTNADGSPSDPWMRSNLLTRPDGSLYQYRDWETISTATQLFAIGTFNFLDDRLSFNAGLRTPQIKRDFTNHANEGCSGKTACPAAYDYTINKTYRETLPSFGARYFLTPKQQMFFNITKNYRAVPNYAYSGSNGNVQVINGQVVLVNDVQPETSVNTDLGYRWQGDLLTFSGSLFNVDFRNRQASSYDPITQKSVNINAGDVHTWGGELELGTVPVKGWSAYASLTSNHSEIKNNLDWKNNGTVTPLLLQGNDFPLTPRWMAALSLQYAPGAWYVRTDVKHTGKQFATLANDEVVPEYTTVDLDAGYRFGNMGVLKNPTLKLNVSNMFNTSYRIPTSSKVNAADTVRYNLGAPRSASVTMQVDF; encoded by the coding sequence ATGAAACACAATTTTTATCTGCAACCGTTGGCGTTCGCCGTGCTGGTCGCGCTGGGCAGCCCCGCCGCCCAAGCTGATGACGGGCAGTTGGAGAAAGTGACCATTACCGGTGCCGGCGACAAGCTGGGCGTGGGGTTGCTGCAACAGCAAGATGGCGCGCGCGCGCGAAGCGACGTCAACAAGGCCGCGCTGGAGAAGCAAAGCCCGACATCCAATATTTACCAGGGCATCAATATGCTGCCCGGCGTTAATGCCTCCAGCCAGGACAACTCCGGCATGTTCGGCGGCGCATTGACCATACGCGGCTTCAACTCAGACCAGATCGGCGTCACCATCAACGGCGTGCCGGTCAACGACTCCGGCAGTTACGCAGTCTATCCGCAGGAATTCGTTGACCTGGAAAACCTGTGCCAAGGCTCTGTTACCCAGGGTTCCAGCGATACCGACGCCCCGCATATGGGCGCCAGCGGCGGCAATATGAGCTTTGTCACCTGTGATCCGGAAAAAGAACGCCGCGTGCGCATCGCCCAAAGCCTGGGCAGCAACAGCCTGCAGCGCACTTATATCCGCGGCGACACCGGCCTGTTCGCCGACGGCAAGGCGCGCGCCTTCATGAGCTACTCGCATAGCGAAGTGGACAAGTGGAAAGGCGCCGGCGGCATGAAGCGCGACCACATCGACACCGGCGTGCGCTACGATTTCAGCGGCGGCTACATCAACGCCTCCGTGCTATACAACCGTCAGCTCGGCAATGCCTTCGGCACGCCTACGCTGCAACAGCTGCAACAAACCGGTTACAACTTCGACAACTCGACCAGCTTTGCCCCCGGCCATTTGCCGCCGCAATTCGGCACCACTCAAAAAGAAACCGGCCCGACTCCAGCCTACTATCAGCTGCAGCAAAACCCGTTTGAAAACGTGATTGCCAAGGTTGACGCCGTACTCAAACTCAGCGCGGACACCCGCATCAAGATCCAGCCCTACTTCTGGTATGGCTACGGCGGTGGCACAAGCCAACAAACCCAAGCGGAAAATGGCTTCCTGAATCCGGCCACCCACACCAATACCGCGTCCAAAGACTTAAATGGCGACGGTGACACACTGGACACCATCGTGGTCAACGGCAGCTCCATCACCCGGACCCGCCGCCCAGGCATCACCATCACCATGGAGCAGAGCTTGGGCAACCACCTGCTTCAAGCCGGCGTCTGGTATGAGCGCGCCCAACATATCCAAACCGGCCAAGAAAGCCTGACTAACGCCGATGGCAGCCCCTCCGATCCGTGGATGCGGTCCAATCTGCTCACCCGTCCGGACGGCAGTCTGTACCAGTACCGCGACTGGGAAACCATCAGCACCGCCACCCAGCTGTTCGCCATTGGCACCTTCAACTTCCTGGATGACCGCCTGAGTTTCAACGCCGGCCTGCGCACGCCGCAGATCAAGCGCGACTTCACCAATCATGCCAATGAAGGCTGTTCCGGCAAAACCGCGTGTCCAGCGGCTTACGACTACACCATCAACAAGACTTACCGCGAAACCCTGCCCAGTTTTGGCGCGCGTTACTTCCTGACACCCAAGCAGCAGATGTTCTTCAACATCACCAAGAACTACCGCGCGGTGCCAAACTATGCGTATAGCGGCAGCAACGGCAATGTCCAGGTGATCAATGGACAAGTTGTTCTGGTGAACGATGTGCAACCGGAAACGTCCGTCAATACCGACTTGGGCTACCGCTGGCAAGGTGACCTGCTGACCTTCAGCGGCTCGCTGTTCAATGTGGACTTCCGCAATCGCCAGGCCAGCTCTTACGACCCGATCACCCAGAAATCGGTCAACATAAACGCCGGCGACGTTCACACTTGGGGCGGCGAGCTGGAACTCGGCACCGTGCCAGTCAAGGGGTGGAGCGCCTATGCTTCCCTTACCAGCAATCACAGCGAAATCAAGAACAATCTTGATTGGAAAAACAACGGCACCGTCACGCCTTTGCTACTGCAAGGCAATGACTTCCCGCTGACGCCGCGCTGGATGGCCGCTCTGTCGCTGCAATACGCGCCGGGCGCCTGGTATGTCCGCACTGACGTGAAGCACACAGGCAAGCAATTCGCCACCCTGGCCAATGACGAAGTGGTGCCGGAATACACCACCGTGGATCTGGATGCAGGCTACCGCTTCGGCAATATGGGCGTGCTGAAGAATCCGACGCTGAAGTTGAACGTCAGCAATATGTTCAACACCAGCTATCGCATTCCCACTTCGTCCAAGGTCAATGCGGCGGACACCGTTCGCTACAACCTTGGCGCGCCGCGCAGCGCATCCGTCACCATGCAGGTTGACTTCTAA